From Halotia branconii CENA392, the proteins below share one genomic window:
- a CDS encoding response regulator, with amino-acid sequence MNNLNSEIHTSRRPLATIERPKKLKILVVDDEPDNLDLLYRTFRRDFNVLKADSGMNALEVLAAEGEVAVIISDQRMPEMKGTEFLSKTVPQFPDTVRIILTGFTDIEDLVEAINAGQVYKYITKPWDPGELKAVVQRAAETYDLLKQRTEELRRANAQMALLTVLVGVTQAAHSLDETLTPIATAFSDSFDADGCILQLIEENTLVATQGSYSPEGKLNNWLDQDSLTREAIATGKMQVSLNVAKDAKLAGVTHYQDNNVQAHLVIPITYRNDMLGVLSLQWQQPCSLREDELTLIHLSAELVAIALTSSRCHQTKM; translated from the coding sequence ATGAATAACCTCAATTCCGAAATTCATACAAGTCGCCGTCCATTAGCAACTATAGAGCGACCAAAAAAGCTAAAAATATTAGTAGTTGATGATGAACCAGATAATCTCGATCTGCTTTATCGTACCTTTCGGCGAGACTTTAATGTTTTAAAAGCCGATAGCGGGATGAACGCCTTAGAAGTTCTGGCAGCAGAAGGAGAAGTAGCAGTAATCATCTCTGATCAACGGATGCCAGAAATGAAAGGTACTGAGTTTCTCAGTAAGACTGTACCTCAGTTTCCGGATACGGTAAGAATAATCCTCACTGGGTTTACAGATATTGAGGATTTAGTAGAGGCAATTAACGCTGGACAGGTTTATAAATATATCACCAAGCCTTGGGACCCAGGTGAACTCAAGGCAGTGGTGCAAAGAGCCGCAGAAACTTATGACTTACTCAAGCAACGAACAGAAGAATTGCGCCGCGCTAATGCCCAAATGGCACTGCTGACTGTTTTGGTAGGGGTTACACAAGCTGCTCATAGCTTAGATGAAACTCTCACACCAATTGCTACAGCTTTTAGTGATAGTTTTGACGCTGATGGTTGTATTTTGCAGCTAATAGAGGAAAATACCTTAGTTGCGACTCAAGGCTCTTACAGTCCTGAAGGCAAGCTAAATAACTGGTTAGATCAAGATTCCCTAACTCGTGAAGCGATCGCTACTGGAAAAATGCAAGTTTCTTTGAATGTAGCCAAAGATGCAAAATTAGCTGGTGTAACTCACTACCAAGACAATAATGTGCAAGCACATTTAGTTATTCCAATTACTTACCGAAATGATATGTTAGGGGTACTATCGTTACAATGGCAACAGCCTTGTTCTTTGCGAGAAGATGAATTAACCTTAATTCATTTATCAGCAGAACTAGTAGCGATCGCCCTGACTAGTAGCCGCTGCCATCAAACAAAAATGTAG
- the ubiE gene encoding bifunctional demethylmenaquinone methyltransferase/2-methoxy-6-polyprenyl-1,4-benzoquinol methylase UbiE, which yields MSTEIRAIFDRIAPVYDQLNNWLSLGQHRIWKEMTVKWSAAKPGDTSLDLCCGSGDLALRLARRVGTTGQVYGVDFSPNLLATAKQRCQSYYPQPIISWVEADVLDLPFENNQFDAATMGYGLRNVVDIPRSLQELHRVLKPSAKAAILDFHRPSNPQLRAFQQWYLDNIVVPMAKQMDLKDEYAYISPSLDRFPTGKEQVELARQVGFAAVTHYPIANGMMGVLVVKKMSDE from the coding sequence ATGTCTACTGAAATTCGCGCCATTTTCGACCGTATTGCCCCAGTTTATGATCAGTTAAACAATTGGTTAAGTCTGGGGCAACATCGTATATGGAAGGAAATGACAGTCAAATGGAGTGCCGCCAAACCGGGAGATACAAGTCTCGACTTGTGTTGCGGCAGTGGTGATTTAGCTTTACGTTTGGCAAGGCGTGTGGGAACGACCGGACAGGTGTATGGTGTGGATTTTTCGCCCAATCTCCTAGCAACTGCAAAACAACGCTGTCAAAGCTATTACCCTCAACCTATAATTTCTTGGGTTGAGGCTGATGTCCTAGATTTACCCTTTGAAAATAATCAATTCGATGCCGCTACAATGGGCTATGGCTTAAGAAATGTTGTAGATATTCCCCGTAGTCTCCAAGAATTACATCGAGTTCTCAAACCGAGTGCGAAAGCAGCAATTTTAGACTTTCATCGACCTAGCAATCCCCAACTGCGCGCTTTTCAACAATGGTATCTAGATAATATAGTTGTACCAATGGCCAAGCAGATGGATTTAAAAGATGAATATGCATATATTAGTCCTAGCCTAGATCGCTTCCCCACAGGGAAAGAACAAGTAGAACTAGCTCGTCAAGTTGGTTTTGCAGCAGTCACACACTACCCCATTGCGAACGGTATGATGGGAGTATTGGTAGTCAAAAAAATGAGTGATGAATGA
- a CDS encoding DUF445 domain-containing protein yields MDWSHLWLYVSPPILGGVIGYFTNDIAIKMLFRPYRAIYIGGRRVPFTPGLIPRNQERLAQNISNTIMRSLLTPEELQNLARRLLQTERVQAAILWLLQMAIKQIKTDQDEKSAKIVAGILRDLLGESLPRLLKVLARREDFLEAQINQVFDQILLELQLSEEQATRLADWLLQVVIPPDVLRQTIIDFLTDRTIGIVDESFREKTSGTYWVVANLFGLRNTLTRLRTFCLDEKEATNQRLQELIQDLQMRDRLKKILQNLSLQNLPIGTVRQLRKTTRETVRHYVQTSGGDLLQGLTDSVNWENIASLLLNRLSNSPVMSSSLEVVSQELAFILERYLEKDLEAIVAQVIPILSIDQVIVDRVKSTSPADLEAAIEGIVKNELQAIVTLGGVLGVVVGLFQTVFLFLNQL; encoded by the coding sequence TTGGACTGGTCTCATCTTTGGCTTTATGTGTCTCCCCCCATACTTGGTGGAGTTATTGGCTATTTCACCAATGATATAGCCATCAAAATGTTATTTCGTCCCTACAGAGCAATTTATATTGGGGGGCGAAGAGTACCATTCACTCCTGGATTGATTCCTCGCAACCAGGAACGTTTGGCTCAAAATATTTCTAATACAATTATGCGATCGCTGTTAACGCCAGAAGAATTACAAAATTTGGCGCGCCGTTTATTACAAACCGAACGCGTACAAGCAGCAATTTTGTGGTTGCTACAAATGGCAATCAAACAAATTAAAACAGATCAAGATGAAAAAAGCGCTAAAATTGTAGCGGGAATTTTGCGTGATTTGTTAGGTGAATCATTACCACGTCTGTTAAAAGTCTTAGCACGGCGGGAAGATTTTTTAGAAGCGCAGATCAATCAAGTTTTTGATCAAATATTACTGGAATTGCAATTAAGCGAAGAACAAGCTACAAGGTTAGCTGATTGGTTATTACAGGTAGTTATACCACCAGATGTATTACGTCAGACAATTATTGATTTTTTAACTGATCGCACCATTGGAATTGTTGATGAAAGCTTTCGGGAAAAGACTAGCGGGACGTATTGGGTAGTAGCAAATCTATTTGGCTTACGTAATACTCTTACGAGACTAAGAACTTTTTGCTTAGATGAAAAAGAAGCAACTAATCAGCGTTTGCAAGAATTAATTCAAGATTTGCAAATGCGCGATCGCCTCAAAAAAATCTTGCAAAATTTATCTTTGCAAAATTTGCCAATTGGTACTGTACGCCAATTACGCAAGACTACGCGTGAAACTGTGCGTCATTATGTACAAACTAGTGGCGGTGATTTGCTACAAGGATTAACAGACTCGGTTAATTGGGAAAATATTGCTTCGTTGCTACTTAATCGCCTTAGCAATTCGCCTGTAATGAGTTCTTCTTTAGAAGTGGTAAGCCAAGAGTTAGCTTTTATTTTAGAACGGTATTTGGAAAAAGATTTAGAAGCGATCGTAGCGCAAGTAATTCCTATTTTGTCAATAGATCAGGTAATTGTTGACCGTGTCAAGTCAACTTCACCCGCCGATTTAGAAGCTGCAATTGAGGGAATTGTCAAAAATGAGTTACAGGCGATTGTGACTTTAGGTGGTGTTTTAGGTGTGGTTGTAGGATTATTTCAAACAGTGTTTTTATTCTTGAATCAACTGTAA
- a CDS encoding DUF6464 family protein — translation MLKTLLVIAVGFLPSLISLWVIRKTHLRTHSRLRQAALNLSGVRVRQNIPSTESDRYYLEGVGYLIGDISCKFNAQSGYIRCAVNPSGPCQTCRHYESRKLAGSENRA, via the coding sequence ATGTTAAAGACACTTTTAGTGATTGCTGTTGGTTTTTTACCGTCCCTAATTTCCCTGTGGGTGATCCGCAAAACCCACTTGCGGACACACTCACGGCTAAGGCAAGCTGCGCTAAATTTGTCAGGAGTCAGAGTACGGCAAAACATTCCATCTACTGAAAGCGATCGCTACTATCTAGAAGGTGTAGGTTACCTGATTGGCGACATTAGTTGCAAATTCAATGCCCAGTCTGGCTATATTCGTTGTGCTGTTAACCCCAGCGGCCCTTGTCAAACTTGCCGTCACTATGAATCAAGAAAATTAGCTGGTAGTGAAAACAGAGCTTAA
- a CDS encoding OB-fold nucleic acid binding domain-containing protein, with protein MVKIITRKYIGKENVYDIGVERDHNFAIKNNFVAANCFNKSHSTAYGYVTYQTAYLKANYPLEYMAALLTANSGDTDKVQKYINNCTNMGIQIDPPDINRSGLDFTPAAGKILFGFSAVRNVGQNAIASILEARNAGGEFTSLANFCDRLDLRAVNRRTLESLIYCGAFDKIESNRQQLIKDLELVYDWAQSRAKDRASGQGNLFDLLGGFSNTNNKTNKGFEAVPKASPVLDFPPQEKLRMEKELLGFYVSDHPLKSLRQITPLLTPINLSQLGDQREDTKLCAVVMLNNVKKVITKKGDPMAILQIEDLTSQSEAVVFPKTYERIDFLLQVDTRLIIWGKIDRRDDQTQLIVEDAEPVETVQMVMVELNPQQAGDIEELHRLKTVLQEHSGDKEKSKMPVIGIVQAENSRKLVRLGWQFCVQDSRITVQALQNARFTAHLKSLISS; from the coding sequence ATGGTTAAAATAATCACTCGGAAATATATAGGTAAAGAAAATGTTTATGACATTGGCGTTGAGCGTGACCATAATTTTGCCATCAAAAACAATTTCGTAGCCGCCAATTGTTTCAATAAATCTCATTCAACTGCCTACGGTTATGTCACTTATCAAACTGCATATTTAAAAGCTAATTATCCATTAGAGTACATGGCAGCACTGTTGACGGCTAACAGTGGCGATACAGACAAGGTGCAGAAATATATTAATAACTGTACCAATATGGGTATTCAAATAGATCCGCCAGATATTAATCGTTCCGGTCTAGATTTTACCCCAGCAGCCGGGAAAATTTTGTTTGGATTCTCGGCAGTGCGAAATGTGGGACAAAATGCGATCGCCTCTATTTTAGAAGCCAGAAATGCAGGAGGGGAGTTCACATCACTTGCTAATTTCTGCGATCGTTTAGATCTGCGGGCAGTTAATCGCCGGACTTTAGAATCACTAATTTATTGTGGAGCCTTTGACAAAATTGAATCAAATCGCCAGCAATTAATCAAAGACTTAGAACTAGTTTACGATTGGGCTCAATCTCGTGCCAAAGATCGAGCTAGCGGTCAAGGAAATCTCTTTGATTTATTAGGTGGATTTTCTAATACTAATAATAAAACCAATAAAGGTTTTGAAGCGGTTCCCAAAGCTAGCCCTGTTCTTGATTTTCCTCCCCAAGAAAAATTACGGATGGAAAAGGAATTGTTGGGATTTTATGTATCAGATCATCCACTAAAATCTCTCCGACAAATAACACCATTACTCACGCCGATTAACCTTTCACAGTTGGGAGATCAAAGAGAAGATACAAAGCTGTGTGCAGTTGTGATGCTCAATAACGTGAAAAAAGTCATAACTAAAAAAGGCGACCCAATGGCCATTTTGCAAATCGAAGATTTGACTTCCCAATCCGAAGCAGTGGTTTTTCCTAAAACTTATGAACGCATAGATTTTCTCCTACAAGTTGATACTAGATTGATTATTTGGGGTAAAATAGACCGACGGGATGACCAAACTCAATTAATAGTTGAAGATGCAGAACCAGTAGAAACAGTACAAATGGTGATGGTGGAACTTAATCCTCAACAAGCAGGCGATATTGAAGAATTGCACCGCTTGAAAACAGTTTTACAAGAACATTCAGGGGATAAAGAAAAATCCAAAATGCCGGTAATTGGAATTGTACAAGCAGAAAATTCTCGGAAATTAGTTCGTTTAGGTTGGCAATTTTGTGTGCAAGATTCTCGAATCACAGTTCAAGCTCTACAAAATGCTAGATTTACTGCTCACCTAAAATCTTTGATTAGCAGCTAA
- the gatA gene encoding Asp-tRNA(Asn)/Glu-tRNA(Gln) amidotransferase subunit GatA: MASIRDLHEQLIKKERSAVEITQEALDRIQVLEPKLHSFLHVTAQQALEQAKAVDAKIAAGEKIGLLAGIPVGIKDNMCTKGIPTTCASRILENFVPPYESTVTQKLADAGAVMVGKTNLDEFAMGGSTENSAYQSTANPWDLSRVPGGSSGGSAAAVAAEECVVSLGSDTGGSIRQPASFCGVVGMKPTYGLVSRYGLVAFASSLDQIGPFGRSVEDTAILLNAIAGYDPQDSTSLKVEIPNYAAGLKPDLKARGKLRIGVIKETFGEGLDSVVEQAVTKAIDQLQSLGAEIHIISCPNFRYGVPSYYIIAPSEASANLARYDGVKYGLRVPDADNLLSMYTRTRATGFGAEVKRRIMIGTYALSAGYYDAYYLKAQKVRTLIKQDFERAFKTVDVLVCPTVPTTAFKAGEKNTDPLSMYLLDLMTIPANLAGLPGISVPCGFDDQGLPIGLQLIGKVLGEDQLIKVAYAYEQSTTWHLRQPNCNE; encoded by the coding sequence ATGGCATCCATCCGCGATCTGCACGAACAGCTAATTAAAAAAGAACGTTCTGCTGTTGAGATTACCCAAGAAGCTTTAGACCGCATTCAAGTGTTAGAGCCAAAATTACATAGTTTCTTACATGTAACAGCACAACAGGCGTTAGAACAGGCTAAGGCTGTGGATGCCAAAATTGCTGCGGGCGAAAAAATTGGACTGCTTGCAGGTATTCCCGTTGGCATTAAGGACAACATGTGTACCAAGGGGATTCCTACTACTTGTGCCTCGCGGATTTTAGAAAATTTTGTCCCACCTTATGAGTCAACAGTCACACAAAAACTCGCTGATGCGGGGGCAGTAATGGTAGGTAAAACCAACTTAGATGAGTTTGCAATGGGTGGTTCTACAGAAAATTCTGCTTACCAAAGCACAGCTAATCCTTGGGATTTATCAAGGGTTCCGGGGGGGTCTTCTGGTGGTTCCGCAGCAGCGGTGGCGGCAGAAGAATGTGTTGTATCTCTTGGTTCTGATACTGGCGGTTCGATTCGGCAACCTGCATCTTTTTGTGGTGTAGTGGGGATGAAACCGACTTATGGTTTGGTTTCCCGCTACGGCTTGGTGGCTTTTGCGTCGTCTTTAGATCAAATTGGGCCATTTGGACGCTCAGTAGAAGATACTGCAATATTATTAAATGCGATCGCAGGTTACGATCCTCAAGATTCCACTAGCCTGAAAGTGGAAATTCCCAACTACGCTGCCGGTTTAAAACCAGATTTAAAAGCTAGGGGTAAGCTGCGAATTGGTGTGATCAAAGAAACATTTGGCGAAGGCTTGGACTCTGTTGTAGAACAAGCTGTTACCAAAGCAATTGATCAATTACAAAGTTTGGGAGCCGAAATTCACATAATTTCTTGTCCCAACTTCCGCTATGGCGTACCTAGTTATTACATTATCGCCCCATCAGAAGCATCAGCTAACTTAGCACGTTACGATGGTGTTAAATATGGCTTGCGTGTACCAGATGCGGATAATCTGCTGTCTATGTATACTCGCACCCGTGCTACTGGTTTTGGTGCAGAAGTCAAACGCCGGATTATGATTGGAACCTACGCTCTTTCTGCTGGTTATTATGATGCCTACTATCTCAAAGCCCAAAAAGTCCGCACCTTGATTAAACAAGATTTTGAAAGAGCTTTTAAGACAGTTGATGTCTTAGTGTGTCCCACTGTTCCTACAACTGCTTTTAAAGCAGGGGAAAAAAATACTGATCCTTTGAGTATGTATTTGCTGGATTTGATGACGATTCCTGCAAATCTTGCTGGTTTACCTGGTATAAGTGTACCTTGTGGTTTTGATGATCAAGGTCTACCCATTGGATTGCAACTCATTGGTAAAGTGCTGGGGGAAGATCAATTAATTAAAGTAGCTTATGCTTATGAGCAATCAACTACTTGGCATTTGCGTCAGCCGAATTGTAATGAGTGA
- a CDS encoding peptidylprolyl isomerase: MSNILEISSEDIIYHIKLSCQIPGMLEAIATKKVIIDAAEAAGITVDTEELQQAADSMRLANNLTKAEDTWSWLEKHHLSLDDFEEIAKITILSAKLANHLFADKVEPFFYAHQIDYSGAVTYEVILDDEDLALELFYALQEGEISFQEIARQYIDNLESRRAGGYQGIRYRTDLRPEIAAAVFAATPPQILKPIITPKGVHIIAVEEIIKPQLDEQRRLQIIGDFFTNWLQNQIATLEIVAQLQKNVNSPSSSAQDLLKPA; this comes from the coding sequence ATGTCAAATATCTTAGAAATTTCTAGTGAAGACATTATTTACCATATCAAATTGTCTTGTCAAATTCCTGGGATGTTAGAAGCGATCGCTACTAAAAAAGTTATTATAGATGCAGCTGAAGCAGCAGGAATCACAGTTGATACAGAAGAACTGCAACAAGCAGCAGATAGTATGCGCTTAGCTAACAACCTAACCAAAGCTGAGGATACTTGGTCGTGGTTAGAAAAACATCATCTTTCTTTAGATGATTTTGAAGAAATAGCTAAAATAACTATCTTATCTGCAAAGTTAGCTAATCATCTATTTGCAGATAAAGTCGAACCATTTTTTTACGCTCACCAAATTGATTATTCTGGAGCCGTAACTTATGAAGTTATCTTAGATGATGAAGACTTAGCTTTAGAACTATTTTATGCTCTGCAAGAAGGTGAAATTAGTTTTCAAGAAATTGCTCGTCAATATATCGACAATCTAGAAAGCCGCCGTGCAGGGGGTTATCAAGGAATCCGTTACCGTACTGATTTGAGACCAGAAATTGCAGCGGCAGTTTTTGCTGCCACTCCCCCACAGATTCTCAAGCCAATAATTACACCAAAAGGAGTACATATAATTGCAGTTGAGGAGATCATTAAACCACAATTAGACGAACAACGACGTTTGCAAATTATAGGTGATTTCTTTACAAATTGGTTACAGAACCAAATCGCTACACTCGAAATTGTAGCGCAGCTGCAAAAGAATGTTAATTCACCTTCATCCTCAGCCCAGGATTTGCTAAAACCAGCTTAA